From the genome of Aeromonas hydrophila subsp. hydrophila ATCC 7966:
CGACATCCGCCAGCACATGGACGATGGCTGTCCGACCGTGTTTGGCGCCCCGAGCGGGGAGCTGGCAGAGGCCTATCTGAAACTGGCCCGTCGGGTGGGAGCTGAACTCTATTTCAGCGGTAAACCGATTGCGACCCCCCTCTATGCCATGGCGCTGGATGAATAATCGGCGGTCGACCGCCTGGGGTGGATTTGAGGGTGGGCATGGCTCACCCTTTTTTATATAATGGATCGGTTTAAACCATCCCCACTGCTCTTCTCTTTAGGTATTTTCAATGTCTGATACTCAACATTCGTGTGTGATCATCGGTATTGCTGGTGCATCCGCTTCCGGCAAGAGTCTTATAGCCCAAACCATCTATGAAGAGCTGGTGGCCGAGCTGGGAGCCGGTCAGATTGGCGTGATCACCGAAGATTGCTACTACCGCGATCAGACCCACCTGACCATGGAAGAGCGGGTCAAAACCAACTATGACCACCCCAACGCGCTGGATCACGACCTGCTGGTCCAGCACCTGAGCCAGCTGGTGCAAGGTGATGCGGTCAATATTCCCCAATACTCCTATACCGAACATACCCGCATGAGTGAAGTGACCCCGTTCGCACCGCGTCGGGTGATCATTCTGGAAGGGATCCTGCTGCTGACCGACAGCCGTTTGCGGGATCTGATGGATGCCTCCATCTTCATGGATACGCCGCTCGACATCTGCCTGCTGCGCCGTCTGGTGCGTGACGTGCAGGAGCGTGGCCGGACCATGGACTCGGTGCTCAAGCAGTACCAGAAGACGGTACGCCCCATGTTCCTGCAGTTTATTGAGCCTTCCAAGCAGTACGCGGACGTGATCGTCCCCCGTGGCGGCAAGAACCGCATCGCCATCGACATGCTCAAGGCGCGTATTCGCCACATGTTGATTGGTTGAGAGAAATCAAGCCGGGTGATGCCCGGCTTTTTTAAATGAACAATTTGTCAGGAGAGTCGCCCAATGCGTCTTTGTGATACCGATATCGAACGTCATCTGGATGAAGGCAAGATCGTCATTGAGCCCAGACCCGGTATTGAACGGATCAGCGGCGTCAGCGTCGACGTGCTGCTGGGCAACGAGTTTCGGGTGTTTCGCGATCATACCGCCCCCTATATCGATCTGAGCGGCCCCAGCAGCGAAATGGCCGACGCCATCGATCGGGTGATGAGCGATGAAATCCATGTGCCGGATGGCGAAGCCTTCTATCTGCACCCGGGTCAGCTGGCGCTGGCGGTGACCTATGAATCGGTCACCCTGCCGGCCGACATCGTGGGCTGGCTGGATGGCCGCTCGTCCCTGGCCCGCCTCGGGCTGATGGTGCACGTGACTGCGCACCGCATCGATCCGGGCTGGTCCGGCCGCATCGTGCTGGAGTTCTACAACGGCGGCAAGCTGCCGCTGGCGCTGCGCCCCAAGATGAAGATCGGTGCGCTGAACTTCGAGATGCTCTCCGGTGTGGCGGCGCGTCCCTACAACAAACGGGAAAACGCCAAGTACAAGAGCCAGCAGGGTGCGGTTGCCAGCCGCATCAATCAGGACTGAGAGCGGGTCGACAGTCGAGCCGTTGGCAATGTGTTAAAAGAGGGCGCCGATGGCGCCCTTCTCCATTTGCTTCGGCAGATTGATGTGGCGAAGAGGGCAGGGCGAGGGAGTGATCTTGCCTGCCATTCGTACAAACAGGGCGATACGGTCGGTCGAAAATTGACGGAGCCGAGGTCGGTGAGAGTGATCTCTGCGGCAGACTGATGATGAATTGTTCCCGTTTGGGCACTGTTTTTGTCAGGCAAGGTCTGTTTAATTAATCTGTGACAAGCCGCATGGTGACTGGCTCTAAGCTATTTGCAGACGGAATGCTCTTTTTTTTTCTTACTGAAATATTTCAACAACGGGTATGGCGTTACCAGCCTTCTGGCATAATCCGCCGCAACTCATAAACAGGTTCGTTTTTTATGTTTGAAATGTTTAGTGGTTTGGGTTTGTGGTGGTCAATCGGTTTGGTATTGGCCGTTTTTTTTGTGTTGGCCTATGAATTCATCAACGGCTTTCACGATACCGCCAACGCGGTAGCAACGGTTATCTATACCAAGGCGATGCCGGCACACATGGCAGTAGTGGCCTCCGGTCTGTTCAACTTTGCCGGGGTCATGATGGGTGGTCTGGGCGTGGCTTATGCCATTGTCCACCTGCTGCCCATCGATCTGCTGCTGGGGATGGACTCCACTCAGGGTCTGATCATGGTGTTCTCCCTGTTGTTTTCCGCCATCGTATGGAATCTGGGTACCTGGTTCTTCGGGATCCCGGCGTCCAGCTCACATACGCTGATCGGCTCCATTCTGGGGGTAGGCGGCGCCTATGCCTGGATCAGCCATCAACCGCTGCAGGAAGGCATCAACGTCGCGAAAGCCATCGACATCATGCTTTCCCTCATCATCTCTCCCACCGTCGGTTTCATCATCGCCGCATTGCTGCTGTTCGCCATGAAACGTGTCTGGCAGGGCAGCAAAATCCACAAGACCCCGGAAGAGCGTCTGCTGGTGGACGGCAAGAAGCATCCGCCGTTCTGGGCACGTCTCACTCTGGTGGCATCTGCCATGGGCGTGAGCTTTGTGCACGGTTCCAACGATGGCCAGAAGGGTATCGGTCTGGTGATGCTGGTGCTGATCTGCATGGCTCCTGCCTATTTCGCACTGGACATGAACAGCCGCTCCTATGACCTGGATCGCACCCAGGATGCCAATCAGCGCATCATGGAGATCTATCAGCGCAACCATGAGCAGGTTTCCAAGGTAGTGAACTTCAGTGTGCCTGCCCAGGCCCAGGAAGAGTTGATGACCCATTGTGCTGCCGATGGTGCCTTGCAGGCCATGGCCACGCTGGACAATCGTCTTGCCCAAGTGCGGACCTATGAAGAGATGGACCTGACCGACCGCCGTGAAGTGCGCCGTCTGCTGCTGTGTATCGACGATACCGCTCGCAAGGTGTCCAAGCTGCCGTTGCCGGCCAAAGAGCTGACTGACCTAGCCAAATGGCGCAAGGATCTGACGGCCACTGCCGAATATGCACCGACCTGGGTCATCGTCTCCATCGCGCTGGCGCTGGGCTGTGGCACCATGGTGGGCTGGCGTCGTATCGTCTACACAGTAGGCGAGAAAATTGGCTCCTCCGGCATGACCTACAGCCAGGGGATCGCCGCCCAGATCACCGCTGCCGCCTCCATCGGCGTGGCCAGTCTGACCGGGATGCCGGTATCGACCACTCATATCCTCTCCTCTGCGGTAGCGGGGACCATGGTGGCCAACAAGTCGGGCCTGCAGAGCCAGACCATCAAGACCATCTTGATGGCCTGGGTGCTGACCCTGCCGCTGACCATGCTGCTCTCGGGTGGTCTGTTCCTGATCAGCCATCATCTGTTCAGCTGATCGCAGATACCAAAAGCGTGTTGAGAAAGGGCCCTTGCGGCCCTTTTTTCATGGCCTTAAAAACGAGCGTGTGATGTCAGGCTCCTACCCGCCGGGTTTCCAGCCTGACCATCCTTCATATGCCATCAAACTAATTATTCCATTTAATCAATTAGTTCTCTCACCCTCCAAGATCATCCCCACCCATCAACAGGCATTCAAAACAGAGGGAGGTGGCAGATTGGGCATCTTTTGCGGTTAATACCCCCTGCATAGGGTGCCGTGAGAGCCATGGCGCTGCTCGGCTAAGGTCGGCGCCTGTTATCCCATGGTACATGACGGCCTAAATTAGCAGATGGGATTAGCTGTGTTGACAGCGGTGGAAGAGGGGTCTTTGCCTGTATTGGTCGGCAGTACGTCTGGAGTGCCGAGAGGATGGAAGGTCGAATGGACAACCAATGCCGATTGATAGAGGCATACGCACTTCAAACCGATTTCGAGATGTTGGCCATGTAGTTCATGCGCACCAGTGTCGTCAAGGATGTCTACACAGCGCGATATTTGTATCTGTGCCGGCTCTTATCTTATCCAGTCTGCCTAAATCAGGAGCCATACAGTCGCAGCAGCAGGAAGACAAAACAAGGAGTGTGGATTGAGCCGCAATGAGCCAATGGCTGTGGTTATTCAATATGATGCGAGAGACTTGTGGCTCTAAGTGCTAGTAGGTAGGTAGCGGAGTAGTAAAAGGACGGGTAACCGAGACGAGCTGACGCTATACCGCACCTAAAAAAAAGAGCCACACAATGTGTGGCTCTTTTTGTCAGACTAGCGAGTCATCAAGGACGACCGGCCGGGCTGGTTGCAACGTTGACCGCTGCGGTACTGCCGCCATGGCGACCTGAGCTTGCCACTTCACTGCGCACCAGCGGCGCATGATCAACCGGCTCGCGTACTGGCAGGGCAGGGGCCGCAGCCGGTGTGGCCATCGGCGCAGAGGCCTTGCGGGCACCGGCCAGCAGGCCACCACCACGTTTGACTTGCTTGGCCACAGGGGCTGCTACGGCAGTGGCTACCGAAGCCTCGTCAGCGATGACAGGCTCAGCGACCGGAGCTGGCTGTTCAACCACTGCCGGAGCCGCTTCTTCAACTGCCGGTGCAGCAGGTGCCGCTTCAACCACGGCAGTCTCGATGGCCGGAGCCTCGACAGCAACGACTTCCGCTGCGACCGGGGCTGCAACTTCTGCAACCACTGGCTCGTTGACAACCGCTACCTGGGCTTCTTCAGCAACTACCGCAGCAACTACCGCTTCGGTTACCACTGGCTCTGCGGCCACGACTTCAGCCTGCTCGTGAGCCTCTGCCACAACGGCTTCAGGCACGACATGCTCGGTCAGCGCAGCAGAGGCCTGCAGGGCGGCGGCAACCGCTTCAGCACTGGGGATGGTGATGACAGGGACTGCCGGCTCTTCCACTTTCACCTGGGCGGCATCTGCCTGGGCAGCTGCAGTCAGGGTAGGGGTAGCGCCTTCGGCAGACTGTTCTTCATCTTCACGCTGGCTGCGGGCATCTTCATTGATGCGCTTGCGACGTTGGCCTTCGATACGCTGATTGCGCGGCGTACGACGGGAACGACGCTGGCCTTCGGCCTGCTCATCGTGCTGCTCTACTGAGTCGGAGGCATCTTCGGTGGCAACAACCGGAGCATCGGCGGGCAGGGCGGCAACGTCGCTGGCCGGGGCATCGACCCGGATCTGCTTGCGCAGTTGACGGCGTTCGCGGCGCTCAGCCACTTTCTGCTCTTTTTCCAGACGCGGCTCGTCGTTGACCATGGTGGTATCGACGGTTTCTACCGCGTCAACGACCACTTCGGCACGAGGTTCACGCGAAGCACGGGGCTCACGAGCAGGGCGCGGGGCGCGGGGTTCGCGTTCCTGACGCGGCTCACGAGCCTCGCGAGGTTCACGTTCCATGCGCTGTTCACGCACTTCGCCACGGGCTTCACGCTCTTGGCGCGGCTCACGCTCTTTGCGGGGACGACGGTTGCGGCTTTCACCGCCTTCACGGTTGGCACCCGCTTCCCGCTTCTCTGCGGCGTCGGCAGGGCTGCGGTTACCACGGTTGTCATCACGACGACCACGCTGACCACGGCTGCGGGTTTCATCGCGTTGATGACGATGACCCTCATCCTTGCGTGCTTCGCGCTGGGCGGCCGGTTTGTCGGCCGGAGCCTTCACGTCGGCAGGGGCGGTGTCGGAACCGAACAAGCCGGAGATGGCCTTGAACAGTTTGCCAAACAGACCGGCTTCGGGGGCGGCCGGTGCAGCGGGAGCCACGACCGGGGCCGGCGCGGCGGGGGCCGGCTGGGGCGCCTGGACAAAACCTTGCAGCAGCGGTTGTTCGCGCTCGATCACCTGAGCCTGCTTCGGCTGGTAGACCGGCTTGGCAATCTCGGTTTTCAGCTCGTAGCTGGCCGCTTCCGGGATCTCGTTCTGACGGATGCGGGTCACTTCGTAGTGCGGGGTTTCCAGATGCTGGTTCGGAATGATGTAGACACGTACATCATTGCGCTGTTCCAGGCTGGCGATGGAAGCACGCTTCTCGTTGAGCAGATAGGCAGCAACATCGACCGGCACCTGACCGTGAACCTGCTCGGTGTTGTCCTTCATGGCCTCTTCTTCGATGAGACGCAGGATGGACAGCGCCAGTGATTCGTTGTCACGGATCACACCCTGGCCCTGGCAACGAGGGCAGATATGGCTGCTGGACTCGTTGAGGGAGGGACGCAGACGCTGGCGAGACATCTCCAGCAGACCGAAACGGGAGATCCGGCCCAGCTGGATGCGGGCACGGTCCTGATGCACCGCTTCACGCAGACGGTTTTCCACTTCGCGCTGATGACGAACCGGAGTCATGTCAATGAAGTCGATGACGATCAGGCCACCCAGGTCGCGCAGACGCAATTGACGGGCAATTTCGTCGGCCGCTTCCAGGTTGGTTTGCAGCGCCGTCTCTTCGATATCGCCGCCCTTGGTGGCGCGGGAGGAGTTGATATCGATGGAGGTCAGTGCTTCGGTCGGATCGATGACTATGCTGCCGCCGGAGGGCAGACGCACTTCACGCTGGAAGGCCGACTCGATCTGGCTCTCGATCTGGAAGTGGTTGAACAGGGCAACTTCACCCTTGTACAGCTTCACGCGATTGAGGAAATCGGGACGAACCAGCTCGATATGCGCCTTGGCACGCTCGAAGATGACCGGGTTGTCGATCAGGATCTCGCCGACATCGCGACGCAGGTAGTCACGGATGGCCCGCACGATGACGTTGCTTTCCTGATGGATCAGCACCGGTGCAGAGCGACTCTGTGACGCCTTGTGGATGGAATCCCAGTGGTTGAGCAGAACGTTCAGATCCCACTCCAGCTCTTCTGGCGACTTGCCCACACCGGCGGTACGCACGATGAGGCCCATGCCGTCCGGCACGGTCAGGCCGCTCAGGGCTTCTTTCAGTTCAGTCCGTTCATCACCTTCGATACGACGGGAGATGCCGCCGGCGCGAGGATTGTTCGGCATCAGTACCAGGTAGCTGCCGGCCAGACTGATAAAGGTGGTGAGGGCTGCACCCTTGGTGCCACGCTCTTCCTTGTCGATCTGGACGATCACTTCCTGGCCTTCGCGGACCACTTCTTTGATGTTGGGACGACCCTGATAGGAGTAACCGGAGGGGAAGTAATTGCGGGCGATTTCCTTTAACGGCAGGAAACCGTGGCGCTCGGCGCCATAGTCGACAAAAGCAGCTTCAAGACTGGGTTCTACGCGGGTGATTTTGCCCTTGTAAATGTTCGCTTTTTTCTGCTCGTGTCCCGGACTTTCAATATCCAGATCGTAGAGCTGTTGTCCGTCAACCAGCGCTACGCGCAACTCTTCTTCCTGAGTCGCGTTGATTAGCATTCTTTTCATTGAGTTCTCGTTATTTTGTCATTTTGATTTCCTCCACAGGATCCTGCCGGCGCCGGCCTCGGGTCTTCAGCATACTGGGGCAACCTCCCGGTTGGGGTATGCATGAGGCGCAAACTAAGGGCACTCTGGTCCAGCCTTCTCGAGAAGGCATGAAAAGGATACCGGTGTGGAGACAAATTAGCGGTTCTGTTTGCGTTCTCCATGCGCTGTACCTCGCACCCGGGAACCGTCATGTTCTTGTATACACGGTGTTTCGGGATTGGGTGGCATAAATTTTGGCCACTTAGTACAAGGCTTGAACACAATGACAAAACCTTGTTTATTATCCCATTTAAACCACTTTTATAGCAAGGCGCCATTTTTCAACAAAGCATGCAGCCAAGGGCCGCCGGCAGTGTTAAAATCCGCGCCATGACACAGATACATCAACAAGTGCAGCTGCTCACCATCGAAGCTGAGCATGAAGGGCAGCGCATCGACAATTTTCTCAAGACTCAGCTAAAGGGCGTCCCCAAGAGCCTGATCTATCGCATCCTTCGCAAAGGGGAAGTGCGCGTCAACAAAAAGCGCATCAAACCGGAATACAAACTCTGCACCGGCGACGAGGTACGGGTTCCCCCCGTGCGGGTTGCCGAAAAGAACGAACTGCCCTCGGCCAATCTCGGCAGCATCCAGCGTCTGGAGAGCCAGATCCTGTTTGAAGATGATGCCATGATCGTGCTGAACAAGCCGTCCGGCATGGCGGTACACGGCGGCAGCGGTCTGAGCTTTGGCGTGATTGAAGGGCTGCGTGCCCTGCGCCCGGAAGCCCGTTTCCTTGAACTGGTGCATCGGCTCGATCGCGACACCTCCGGCGTACTGCTGGTTGCCAAGAAGCGCAGCGCCCTGCGCAGCCTGCATGAACAACTGCGGGTCAAGACCATGCGCAAGCAGTACCTGGCGCTGGTGCGTGGCCAGTGGCAGCCTCACGTCAAGGTGGTCAATGCGCCGCTGCGCAAAAATGACCTGCAATCCGGCGAGCGGGTAGTGCGGGTCAGCAGCGATGGCAAGCCTTCCGAGACGCGTTTCCGGATTGCCCGTCAGTTTGCCGAGGCCACCCTGGTGGAGTGCAGCCCGATCACCGGTCGTACCCACCAGATCCGGGTGCATACCCAGCATGCGGGTCATCCCATCGCCTGTGATGACAAGTATGGAGAAGCCGCATTTGACGATAAAATGCGTAGCCATGGGCTGAAACGACTGTTTTTGCATGCCTGGAAGCTGAGCTTCATCCATCCGGCCGATGGCCGCGAGATGCAGGTGGAAGCACCGCTGGCCCCCGAACTCGACGACTTCCTGAACAAGTTGGCCCGCTGATGCAGACCATCCGGCTCGCCATCTTCGATTGGGACGGTACCCTGATGGACTCGGTGGGCCGGATTGTTGCCTGTGTGGCGCACGCGGCTGGCGATTGCGGCGAGCCCGTGCCCACCGCCGTCGAGACGCACCAGATCATCGGTCTCAGTCTGGAGGTTGGTATCCCCCGGCTGTTTTCCCTGGAGCAGGGGAGTGAACGAGCCAACGCCCTGATCGCCCGTTATCGCCACCATTACGTCCATGACAGCACCCCCAGCCCGTTGTTTGCCGAGGCAAGGGAGCTGTTGCAGCATTGGCATGCACAAGGGGTGGCCCTG
Proteins encoded in this window:
- the dcd gene encoding dCTP deaminase, translating into MRLCDTDIERHLDEGKIVIEPRPGIERISGVSVDVLLGNEFRVFRDHTAPYIDLSGPSSEMADAIDRVMSDEIHVPDGEAFYLHPGQLALAVTYESVTLPADIVGWLDGRSSLARLGLMVHVTAHRIDPGWSGRIVLEFYNGGKLPLALRPKMKIGALNFEMLSGVAARPYNKRENAKYKSQQGAVASRINQD
- a CDS encoding inorganic phosphate transporter — encoded protein: MFEMFSGLGLWWSIGLVLAVFFVLAYEFINGFHDTANAVATVIYTKAMPAHMAVVASGLFNFAGVMMGGLGVAYAIVHLLPIDLLLGMDSTQGLIMVFSLLFSAIVWNLGTWFFGIPASSSHTLIGSILGVGGAYAWISHQPLQEGINVAKAIDIMLSLIISPTVGFIIAALLLFAMKRVWQGSKIHKTPEERLLVDGKKHPPFWARLTLVASAMGVSFVHGSNDGQKGIGLVMLVLICMAPAYFALDMNSRSYDLDRTQDANQRIMEIYQRNHEQVSKVVNFSVPAQAQEELMTHCAADGALQAMATLDNRLAQVRTYEEMDLTDRREVRRLLLCIDDTARKVSKLPLPAKELTDLAKWRKDLTATAEYAPTWVIVSIALALGCGTMVGWRRIVYTVGEKIGSSGMTYSQGIAAQITAAASIGVASLTGMPVSTTHILSSAVAGTMVANKSGLQSQTIKTILMAWVLTLPLTMLLSGGLFLISHHLFS
- the rne gene encoding ribonuclease E → MKRMLINATQEEELRVALVDGQQLYDLDIESPGHEQKKANIYKGKITRVEPSLEAAFVDYGAERHGFLPLKEIARNYFPSGYSYQGRPNIKEVVREGQEVIVQIDKEERGTKGAALTTFISLAGSYLVLMPNNPRAGGISRRIEGDERTELKEALSGLTVPDGMGLIVRTAGVGKSPEELEWDLNVLLNHWDSIHKASQSRSAPVLIHQESNVIVRAIRDYLRRDVGEILIDNPVIFERAKAHIELVRPDFLNRVKLYKGEVALFNHFQIESQIESAFQREVRLPSGGSIVIDPTEALTSIDINSSRATKGGDIEETALQTNLEAADEIARQLRLRDLGGLIVIDFIDMTPVRHQREVENRLREAVHQDRARIQLGRISRFGLLEMSRQRLRPSLNESSSHICPRCQGQGVIRDNESLALSILRLIEEEAMKDNTEQVHGQVPVDVAAYLLNEKRASIASLEQRNDVRVYIIPNQHLETPHYEVTRIRQNEIPEAASYELKTEIAKPVYQPKQAQVIEREQPLLQGFVQAPQPAPAAPAPVVAPAAPAAPEAGLFGKLFKAISGLFGSDTAPADVKAPADKPAAQREARKDEGHRHQRDETRSRGQRGRRDDNRGNRSPADAAEKREAGANREGGESRNRRPRKEREPRQEREARGEVREQRMEREPREAREPRQEREPRAPRPAREPRASREPRAEVVVDAVETVDTTMVNDEPRLEKEQKVAERRERRQLRKQIRVDAPASDVAALPADAPVVATEDASDSVEQHDEQAEGQRRSRRTPRNQRIEGQRRKRINEDARSQREDEEQSAEGATPTLTAAAQADAAQVKVEEPAVPVITIPSAEAVAAALQASAALTEHVVPEAVVAEAHEQAEVVAAEPVVTEAVVAAVVAEEAQVAVVNEPVVAEVAAPVAAEVVAVEAPAIETAVVEAAPAAPAVEEAAPAVVEQPAPVAEPVIADEASVATAVAAPVAKQVKRGGGLLAGARKASAPMATPAAAPALPVREPVDHAPLVRSEVASSGRHGGSTAAVNVATSPAGRP
- the udk gene encoding uridine kinase, which codes for MSDTQHSCVIIGIAGASASGKSLIAQTIYEELVAELGAGQIGVITEDCYYRDQTHLTMEERVKTNYDHPNALDHDLLVQHLSQLVQGDAVNIPQYSYTEHTRMSEVTPFAPRRVIILEGILLLTDSRLRDLMDASIFMDTPLDICLLRRLVRDVQERGRTMDSVLKQYQKTVRPMFLQFIEPSKQYADVIVPRGGKNRIAIDMLKARIRHMLIG
- the rluC gene encoding 23S rRNA pseudouridine(955/2504/2580) synthase RluC, producing MTQIHQQVQLLTIEAEHEGQRIDNFLKTQLKGVPKSLIYRILRKGEVRVNKKRIKPEYKLCTGDEVRVPPVRVAEKNELPSANLGSIQRLESQILFEDDAMIVLNKPSGMAVHGGSGLSFGVIEGLRALRPEARFLELVHRLDRDTSGVLLVAKKRSALRSLHEQLRVKTMRKQYLALVRGQWQPHVKVVNAPLRKNDLQSGERVVRVSSDGKPSETRFRIARQFAEATLVECSPITGRTHQIRVHTQHAGHPIACDDKYGEAAFDDKMRSHGLKRLFLHAWKLSFIHPADGREMQVEAPLAPELDDFLNKLAR